The genomic interval CGTGATGGCGCGCATGATGCCCGGTCAGCGCCTCGATCCGGCGCACGCCCGACGCGACTGCGCTTTCGCCGGTCACCGAGATCAGGCCGATATCGCCGGTGCGTTTCACATGGGTGCCGCCGCAGAGTTCGACCGACCAGCCAAGCGCGTTGCTCGCCGCGCCCTGCCGTCCCGTGCTGCCCATGGACACCACGCGCACCTCGTCGCCGTACTTCTCGCCGAACAGCGCCCGCGCCCCGGCCTCGCGCGCGTCGTCCACCGCCATCAAGCGGGTCGTGACCTCGCCGTTCTCCAGCACGACATCGTTGGCGATGTCCTCGATGCGGCGCAGTTCGTCCGTGCTGATCGGCTTGTTGTGGACGAAATCGAACCGCAGCCGCTCGGGCGCGACCAGCGAGCCGCGCTGCGCGATGTGATCGCCGAGAACCTGCCGCAGCGCCTCGTGGAGCAAATGGGTCGCGGAATGGTTGGCGCGGATCGCGCTACGCCTGCCGTGATCGACCTCCAGCGCCAGCGCCATGCCGGGCGTGAGCGTGCCCTGCTCGACGGTGCCGAGATGCACGAACAGGTCGCCTGCCTTCTTCTGCGTATCGGTAACGCGGACGCGCACGCCGTCGCCGGTCAGAACGCCGGTGTCGCCGACCTGACCGCCGGACTCGCCATAGAACGGCGTCTGGTTCAAAACGATGGCGCCGCTCTCGCCGGCCTTGAGGCCGTCGGCTTCCTTGCCGTCCTTCACGAGCGCAGCGACGACGCCCTCCGCGATCTCGGTCTCATAGCCGAGAAATTCCGTGGCCCCGAATTTCTCGCGCAACGGAAACCAGATCGTCTCAGTGGCGGCCTCGCCCGAGCCCGACCACGACGCCCTCGCCTTGGCCTTCTGCTGTTCCATCGCATCGGTGAACGATGCCAGGTCCACGCCGATGCCGCGCGCGCGCAACGCATCCTGCGTCAGATCGAGCGGGAAGCCATAGGTATCGTACAGCGTGAACGCGGTCTCGCCGTCGAACATGTCGCCCTTCTTCAGCGACACGCTCTTCTCGTCGAGAATAGAGAGCCCGCGCTCCAGCGTTTTGCGGAAGCGCGTCTCCTCGAGCCGCAGCGTTTCCTCGATCAGCGGCCGCGCGCGCTGCAACTCGGGAAAGGCCTCGCCCATCTCGCGCACCAGCACACCCACCAGCCGCCACATCAGCGGCTCCCTCGCGCCGAGCAACTGAGCGTGGCGCATCGCGCGCCGCATGATCCGGCGCAGCACGTAGCCGCGGCCTTCGTTCGATGGCAGCACGCCGTCGGCAATCAGGAACGAGGACGCGCGCAAGTGATCGGCGATCACGCGCAGCGACGCCTTCATCGGGCCCTGCGGGTCCGCGCCGGTCAGATCGGCCGCGGCGCGGATCAGCGCGACGAACAGGTCGATGTCGTAGTTGTCGTGCTTGCCCTGAAGCACGGCGGCAACGCGCTCAAGACCGGCGCCGGTGTCGATCGACGGCTTCGGCAGGTTGAGGCGGCTGCCGTCCGGCAGCTTCTCGTATTGCATAAAGACGAGATTCCATATCTCGACGAAGCGGTCGCCATCCTCGTCCAGCGATCCCGGAGGCCCCCCGGGAATCTTGTCGCCGTGATCGTAGAAGATCTCCGAGCACGGACCGCACGGACCGGTATCTCCCATCTGCCAGAAATTGTCCGCGCCACTGATGCGGATGATGCGCGATTCCGGCAGGCCTGCGATCTTCTTCCAGAGATCGAACGCCTCGTCGTCGTCGATGTAGACGGTGGCGATAAGCCTGTCCTTCGGCAGGCCGAACTCCTCGGTCACCAGCTTCCATGCCAACTCGATGGCACGATCCTTGAAATAGTCGCCGAACGAGAAGTTGCCGAGCATCTCGAAGAAGGTGTGGTGCCGCGCGGTGTAGCCGACATTGTCGAGGTCGTTGTGCTTGCCGCCGGCGCGCACGCATTTCTGCGAGGTGGTGGCGCGCTGATAGGGCCGTTTCTCGACACCCGTAAAGACGTTCTTGAACTGCACCATGCCGGCGTTGGTGAACATCAGCGTCGGATCGTTGCGCGGAACCAGCGGCGACGAGGGCACGATCTGGTGGCCGTTGGCCGCGAAGTAGTTCAGAAACGCCGACCTGATGTCGTTAACGCCGCTCATTGTGTTCCATCGCGTCAGTTAAGGGCTCGCGGCCCTGAGCGCGTATTCCGCAAAAGTGGGTACCGGTTTTGCGATCAGAATACGCGCAAGTTTGCAGTCGCATTTTGTCCAGCGACCGCTTTTAGACGGGGGTGGCCGGACTGTCCAGAAAGTGTGCAGGAGGATCAGGGGCTTGGCCGGTTCAAATAACATCCGTTGAAAGATGCTGCGGTGCGTTGACAGTCTTGTTGAAACCGTATTTTCCTCATATCTGATTGTAAGTCGCGTCGGGAGAGATCGGCCGCTTCTGAAGGGAAGCCGGCCGGCGCCGAAGGAGCAACCGCCCCGGAAACTCTCAGGCAAACGGACCGCGCGACTCGTTACATCTGGAAAGAGACCCTGCGGGCCGACGGTCCGGGAGGGTCCGCCGACGGGATAATACTCTCAGGCACAGCGACAGATGGGGTCTCTAACGGGTTTTCAGGGAATCGTCCCTTTGTAACCGCGAGGCCCCTGATGGTAACGGACGTTTCCGAAGCTCCGGTTCTGCAACGAACACCCCTGCACGCCCTGCACCTGGCGCGCGGCGGCCGGATGGTGCCGTTCGCGGGCCATGACATGCCGGTTCAGTACGCATCCGGCGTGCTGAAGGAACATCTCCATACCCGCGCCGGCGCCGGCCTGTTCGATGTCTCGCACATGGGCCAGATCGCGCTGCGGCCCAAATCCGGCAAGGTCGCCGACGCCGCGCTGGCGCTGGAGCGGCTGGTGCCGCAGGACATCGTGGCGGTCGCGCCGGGACGGCAGCGCTATGCCCTGTTCACCAATGCGGCCGGCGGCCTGCTCGACGACCTGATGGTGGCCAATTTCGGCGACCACCTGTTTCTGGTGGTCAATGGAGCCTGCAAGGCCGCCGACGAGGCGCATCTGCGCGAGCACCTTTCCGATGTCTGCACGATCGAGGTCCTCGCGGATCGCGCGCTGGTCGCGCTGCAAGGCCCGAAGGCGGCGTCCGTGCTGGCGAAGGTCTGCCCTGAAGCGTCCGCGATGCGCTTCATGGATGCCGGGCCGCAGCGGGCGGACGACATCGACTGCTTCGTCTCGCGGTCCGGCTACACCGGCGAAGACGGCTTCGAGATCTCGATTCCCGCGATACAGGCCGAAGCGCTGGTGTCCGGGCTGCTCGACGATCCCGACGTGATGCTGGTCGGCCTCGGCGCCCGCGACAGCCTGCGGCTCGAGGCCGGCCTCTGCCTTTACGGTCATGACATCGACGCCACGACAACGCCGGTCGAGGCCGCGCTGGAATGGTCGGTGCAGAAAATCCGGCGAAGCGGCGGCGCGCGCGCCGGCGGTTTCCCCGGCACGAACGTGATTCTCCCCCAATTCGAGCAAGGCGCGTCCCGCCGCCGTGTCGGGCTGAGGCCGGAAGGCCGTGCGCCGGTGCGCGAAGGCGCGCCGCTGTTCGCCGAAGCAGGCTCTGCCGATCCGATCGGCATCGTGACATCGGGCGGCTTCGGACCGAGCTTCAATGCCCCGGTCGCGATGGGCTATCTGCCGACATCACACGCCGCCATCGGCGGCACGGTCTTTGCTGACGTACGCGGACAGCGGCTGCCGCTGCGCGTATCCGCGATGCCTTTCGTTCCCCATAATTACAAGCGCTGAGGATTTGTCATGACCGTTTTATACACCACCGATCACGAATGGCTCCACATCGAGGGCGATACCGCGACCATCGGCATCACCGACCACGCGCAGTCGCAACTCGGCGACATC from Nitrobacter sp. NHB1 carries:
- the gcvT gene encoding glycine cleavage system aminomethyltransferase GcvT; translated protein: MVTDVSEAPVLQRTPLHALHLARGGRMVPFAGHDMPVQYASGVLKEHLHTRAGAGLFDVSHMGQIALRPKSGKVADAALALERLVPQDIVAVAPGRQRYALFTNAAGGLLDDLMVANFGDHLFLVVNGACKAADEAHLREHLSDVCTIEVLADRALVALQGPKAASVLAKVCPEASAMRFMDAGPQRADDIDCFVSRSGYTGEDGFEISIPAIQAEALVSGLLDDPDVMLVGLGARDSLRLEAGLCLYGHDIDATTTPVEAALEWSVQKIRRSGGARAGGFPGTNVILPQFEQGASRRRVGLRPEGRAPVREGAPLFAEAGSADPIGIVTSGGFGPSFNAPVAMGYLPTSHAAIGGTVFADVRGQRLPLRVSAMPFVPHNYKR
- the alaS gene encoding alanine--tRNA ligase, producing the protein MSGVNDIRSAFLNYFAANGHQIVPSSPLVPRNDPTLMFTNAGMVQFKNVFTGVEKRPYQRATTSQKCVRAGGKHNDLDNVGYTARHHTFFEMLGNFSFGDYFKDRAIELAWKLVTEEFGLPKDRLIATVYIDDDEAFDLWKKIAGLPESRIIRISGADNFWQMGDTGPCGPCSEIFYDHGDKIPGGPPGSLDEDGDRFVEIWNLVFMQYEKLPDGSRLNLPKPSIDTGAGLERVAAVLQGKHDNYDIDLFVALIRAAADLTGADPQGPMKASLRVIADHLRASSFLIADGVLPSNEGRGYVLRRIMRRAMRHAQLLGAREPLMWRLVGVLVREMGEAFPELQRARPLIEETLRLEETRFRKTLERGLSILDEKSVSLKKGDMFDGETAFTLYDTYGFPLDLTQDALRARGIGVDLASFTDAMEQQKAKARASWSGSGEAATETIWFPLREKFGATEFLGYETEIAEGVVAALVKDGKEADGLKAGESGAIVLNQTPFYGESGGQVGDTGVLTGDGVRVRVTDTQKKAGDLFVHLGTVEQGTLTPGMALALEVDHGRRSAIRANHSATHLLHEALRQVLGDHIAQRGSLVAPERLRFDFVHNKPISTDELRRIEDIANDVVLENGEVTTRLMAVDDAREAGARALFGEKYGDEVRVVSMGSTGRQGAASNALGWSVELCGGTHVKRTGDIGLISVTGESAVASGVRRIEALTGHHARHHANDAIQLAKTAAGELRTTLDDMPARIAALMEERKKLERELSEARKKLAMGGGGAGSASSGATAVRDVGGIKLMARSVEGIEIKDLKNLADQGKKQLGSGVVALVATSGDGKASIVVGVTPDLVTRFSAVDLVRKASEVLGGKGGGGKPDMAQAGGPDGAKAGAALDAIAAAMGG